In Microbacterium sp. SLBN-146, one genomic interval encodes:
- the glmS gene encoding glutamine--fructose-6-phosphate transaminase (isomerizing), giving the protein MCGIVGYVGPRDSRPILLAGLARLEYRGYDSAGIAVIDTDGDLVMRKRAGKLQVLRDDLEAHELAGGTTGIGHTRWATHGGPTDANAHPHLADDDKLAVIHNGIVENYADLKADLVSEGHEFRSETDTEVAAVLLGREYRANGGDLVEAFRSTVNRLEGAFTLLAVHEDHPGLVVGARRNSPLVIGLGEGENFLGSDVAAFVEHTRNALAIGQDEIVAITPAGVEVTDFTGNPVEVEPFEVTWDASAAEKGGWSSFMAKEVSEEPEAVANTLRGRVRDGVVAIPELDGLDDLFRDITRIVVIAAGTAAYAGMVGKYALEAWARVPVDVELAHEFHYRDPVIGPNTLVVSISQSGETMDTLMAVKYARERGAKTLSICNTQGATIPRESDAIVYTHAGPEVAVASTKAFVAQITAQFLLALHIGFIRGELSSTEVAQHVLELESAPEKIQHILDVEQERIEQFAHWMADTRSVLFLGRHVGYPIALEGALKLKEISYIHAEGFAAGELKHGPIALIEPGQPVFVIVPSPRESPLLHSKVVSNIREIHARGARVIAIAEEGDAAVLPISDEVLRIPLSSPMVQALLTVVPLHIFAMGLATAKGLDVDQPRNLAKSVTVE; this is encoded by the coding sequence ATGTGTGGAATCGTCGGATACGTAGGCCCCCGCGACAGTCGGCCCATCCTGCTCGCGGGCCTCGCCCGACTCGAGTACCGCGGCTATGACTCGGCCGGTATCGCCGTCATCGACACGGATGGCGACCTCGTCATGCGAAAGCGCGCCGGCAAGCTCCAAGTGCTGCGTGACGACCTCGAGGCTCACGAACTCGCCGGCGGCACGACCGGGATCGGCCACACCCGGTGGGCGACGCACGGCGGACCCACGGATGCCAACGCGCACCCGCACCTCGCGGACGACGACAAGCTCGCCGTCATCCACAACGGCATCGTCGAGAACTACGCCGACCTGAAAGCCGACCTCGTCAGCGAAGGCCACGAGTTCCGCAGCGAGACCGACACCGAGGTGGCGGCAGTCCTCCTCGGACGCGAGTACCGCGCGAACGGCGGCGACCTCGTCGAGGCGTTCCGCTCCACCGTCAACCGGCTCGAGGGGGCTTTCACGCTCCTCGCCGTCCACGAAGACCACCCCGGACTCGTCGTGGGCGCGCGCCGCAACTCGCCGCTCGTCATCGGGCTCGGCGAGGGCGAGAACTTCCTCGGCTCCGACGTCGCCGCGTTCGTCGAGCACACCCGGAATGCCCTCGCGATCGGACAGGACGAGATCGTCGCGATCACTCCTGCGGGTGTCGAGGTCACCGACTTCACGGGAAACCCGGTCGAGGTCGAGCCGTTCGAAGTGACGTGGGATGCGTCCGCCGCCGAGAAGGGCGGATGGTCGAGCTTCATGGCCAAGGAGGTCTCGGAAGAGCCCGAGGCCGTCGCCAACACCCTCCGCGGCCGCGTCCGCGACGGCGTCGTCGCCATCCCGGAGCTCGACGGACTCGACGACCTCTTCCGCGACATCACCCGCATCGTCGTGATCGCGGCGGGCACCGCGGCGTACGCCGGCATGGTGGGCAAGTACGCCCTCGAGGCCTGGGCGCGTGTTCCGGTCGACGTCGAACTGGCCCACGAGTTCCACTACCGCGACCCCGTCATCGGCCCGAACACGCTCGTCGTGTCGATCAGCCAGTCCGGCGAGACGATGGACACCCTCATGGCCGTCAAGTACGCGCGCGAGCGGGGTGCCAAGACACTGTCGATCTGCAACACGCAGGGCGCGACGATTCCCCGCGAATCGGATGCCATCGTCTACACCCACGCGGGGCCCGAAGTCGCCGTGGCATCCACTAAGGCCTTCGTGGCGCAGATCACGGCGCAGTTCCTCCTCGCACTGCACATCGGCTTCATTCGCGGCGAGCTTTCGTCGACCGAAGTCGCGCAGCACGTCCTCGAGCTCGAATCCGCTCCCGAGAAGATCCAGCACATCCTCGACGTCGAGCAGGAGCGCATCGAGCAGTTCGCGCACTGGATGGCGGACACGCGCTCGGTGCTCTTCCTCGGGCGCCACGTCGGATACCCGATCGCTCTCGAAGGTGCGCTCAAGCTCAAGGAGATCTCCTACATCCACGCCGAGGGCTTCGCGGCGGGTGAGCTCAAGCACGGTCCGATCGCGCTCATCGAGCCGGGGCAGCCCGTCTTCGTGATCGTCCCGTCGCCGCGCGAATCGCCGCTTCTCCACTCCAAGGTCGTCTCGAACATCCGCGAGATCCACGCTCGCGGTGCGCGCGTCATTGCGATCGCCGAGGAGGGCGACGCCGCCGTGCTGCCGATCTCGGATGAGGTGCTGCGCATCCCGCTGTCGAGCCCCATGGTCCAAGCTCTCCTCACGGTCGTCCCGCTGCACATCTTCGCAATGGGCCTCGCGACGGCCAAGGGCCTCGACGTCGACCAGCCGCGCAACCTCGCGAAGTCGGTCACCGTCGAGTAG
- a CDS encoding holo-ACP synthase: MIVGIGIDLVDIARFERSLARTPRLLDRLFTPGERPLAPRSLAARYAAKEALIKALGGSDGVHWTEIDVTPEPSGRPRFTLSGSTAAVVAGRGITALHLSMSHDAGLATAYVVAESVGDSVSGATEASDKPAEVGGSGPDALTNARISDRADDGSGV; this comes from the coding sequence ATGATCGTCGGGATCGGGATCGACCTGGTCGACATCGCGCGATTCGAGCGTTCCCTCGCGCGCACGCCGCGTCTGCTCGACCGCCTTTTCACGCCCGGGGAGCGGCCGCTGGCACCGCGCTCGCTCGCTGCGCGCTACGCCGCGAAGGAGGCGCTCATCAAGGCACTCGGCGGGTCGGACGGCGTGCACTGGACGGAGATCGACGTCACCCCCGAGCCGTCCGGGCGCCCACGCTTCACGCTCTCGGGCTCGACCGCCGCCGTGGTCGCGGGTCGTGGCATCACCGCCCTTCACCTGTCGATGTCGCACGATGCGGGTCTCGCGACGGCGTATGTCGTCGCGGAGTCGGTCGGAGACTCTGTGTCCGGCGCGACCGAGGCGTCGGATAAGCCTGCCGAGGTCGGAGGATCTGGCCCGGATGCTCTGACGAACGCGCGAATCTCCGACCGGGCCGACGACGGGAGCGGCGTATGA
- the alr gene encoding alanine racemase: MSGLPAGTMREATIDLGAIEANVRHFRRLTGVEVLAVVKADGYGHGAVRAAAAALAGGAARLGVADIGEALALRRGGIVAPVVAWLHAPGADFREAAGAGIELGISSYDQLTRAAAAASGDHPVTVHLKIETGLSRNGIAPADYRIVFAEAARLERIGRLRVVGIFSHLSNTTPDDDRAALHAFMEGVGQAASVGLRPPIRHLAATHAAIDLPEARLDAVRVGIGIYGLSPFADRSSADLGLRPAMTLRASVAAVRRVPAGTGVSYGYTHRTDRETTLVLVPLGYADGVPRQASSRGPVRIGGRDFAVAGRIAMDQFVVDVGDHPVGVGDAVVLFGDPTLGAPAAKDWADAAGTIDYEIVTRIGPRVPRRHMQA; encoded by the coding sequence ATGAGCGGGCTCCCGGCCGGCACGATGCGCGAGGCGACGATCGACCTCGGCGCGATCGAGGCGAACGTCCGCCACTTCCGTCGGCTCACGGGCGTCGAGGTGCTCGCCGTCGTGAAGGCCGACGGCTACGGCCACGGCGCCGTCCGTGCAGCGGCCGCGGCGCTCGCCGGGGGAGCCGCGCGACTCGGCGTCGCCGACATCGGCGAGGCACTCGCCCTCCGACGGGGAGGGATCGTCGCGCCCGTCGTGGCGTGGCTCCACGCCCCCGGCGCCGACTTCCGCGAAGCCGCAGGGGCGGGCATCGAGCTCGGCATCTCGTCGTACGACCAGCTCACGCGCGCCGCGGCCGCGGCATCCGGAGACCATCCCGTCACGGTCCACCTCAAGATCGAGACGGGACTCTCGCGGAACGGCATCGCCCCCGCCGACTATCGCATCGTCTTCGCCGAGGCCGCGCGCCTCGAGCGCATCGGGAGGCTCCGCGTCGTCGGCATCTTCAGCCACCTCTCCAACACGACCCCCGACGACGACAGAGCGGCCCTCCATGCGTTCATGGAAGGTGTCGGCCAGGCGGCATCCGTGGGTCTGCGCCCCCCGATCCGCCACCTCGCGGCCACTCACGCCGCGATCGACCTCCCCGAGGCGCGGCTCGATGCCGTGCGCGTCGGGATCGGCATCTACGGGCTCTCGCCCTTCGCGGATCGCTCGTCGGCGGATCTCGGCCTCCGCCCCGCCATGACCCTCCGGGCGTCGGTCGCCGCCGTGCGCCGCGTGCCCGCGGGCACGGGCGTCTCGTACGGATACACGCACCGCACCGATCGGGAGACGACCCTCGTGCTCGTGCCGCTCGGCTACGCCGACGGGGTGCCGCGGCAGGCCTCGTCGCGCGGACCCGTGCGCATCGGCGGCCGCGACTTCGCGGTCGCGGGGCGCATCGCGATGGACCAGTTCGTCGTCGACGTGGGCGACCATCCCGTCGGAGTGGGCGACGCGGTCGTCCTGTTCGGCGATCCGACGCTCGGTGCGCCTGCGGCGAAGGACTGGGCGGATGCCGCCGGCACGATCGACTACGAGATCGTCACGCGCATCGGCCCCAGGGTGCCCCGGCGGCACATGCAGGCATGA
- the rarD gene encoding EamA family transporter RarD, producing MALAARERTLGGVYAFSAYFLWGFLPLYFVLLAPTGPWELVAWRIFLSLAFCALLLTVTRSWSALLRIMRQPRLLGLTALAGALIYVNWQVFMIGALTGHVIETSLGYFINPIATVLLGVFVLREKLRTTQWIAIGFAAAAVVVIIVGYRSFPWIALTLATSFSLYGLVKKRVGPSVDAVSGLTLESLWLLPVAGVLLTVVGATTGLTMGTVSVQHTILLSLAGAITAIPLLFFAAGARRTTLTVIGLLQFIAPILQFITGAYILGEPMPLERWIGFGLVWIALLVLTVDSLVHVRRSRARR from the coding sequence ATCGCTCTCGCGGCACGAGAGCGGACGCTCGGCGGTGTCTACGCCTTCTCGGCGTACTTCCTGTGGGGGTTCCTGCCGCTGTACTTCGTCCTGCTCGCTCCCACGGGGCCGTGGGAGCTCGTGGCATGGCGCATCTTCCTGTCGCTCGCCTTCTGCGCGCTTCTGCTCACCGTGACGCGCTCGTGGAGCGCCCTGCTCCGGATCATGCGGCAGCCGCGCCTTCTCGGGCTCACGGCGCTCGCCGGCGCACTCATCTACGTCAACTGGCAGGTGTTCATGATCGGGGCACTCACCGGTCATGTCATCGAGACGAGCCTCGGATACTTCATCAACCCGATCGCAACGGTGCTGCTGGGCGTGTTCGTCCTGCGCGAGAAGCTGCGCACGACCCAGTGGATCGCCATCGGCTTCGCGGCGGCCGCCGTCGTCGTCATCATCGTCGGCTACCGGTCGTTCCCGTGGATCGCCCTCACCCTCGCGACGAGCTTCAGTCTCTACGGCCTCGTGAAGAAGCGTGTGGGCCCGTCCGTCGACGCTGTGAGCGGTCTGACGTTGGAATCGCTGTGGCTGCTTCCCGTCGCGGGAGTCCTGCTCACCGTCGTGGGGGCGACGACGGGCCTGACCATGGGGACGGTCAGCGTGCAGCACACGATCCTGCTGTCGCTCGCGGGCGCCATCACCGCCATCCCGCTCCTCTTCTTCGCCGCGGGCGCGCGTCGCACGACGCTCACCGTCATCGGTTTGCTGCAGTTCATCGCCCCGATCCTGCAGTTCATCACCGGCGCCTACATCCTGGGCGAGCCGATGCCCCTCGAGCGGTGGATCGGGTTCGGGCTCGTGTGGATCGCGCTCCTCGTGCTGACCGTCGACTCACTGGTGCACGTGCGACGGTCGCGCGCTCGCCGGTGA
- the tsaB gene encoding tRNA (adenosine(37)-N6)-threonylcarbamoyltransferase complex dimerization subunit type 1 TsaB yields MILGIDTSLGTAVAVVEADGLIRAESSSANPLGHAEVIGDLLVEALADAGLGPIGATVAPTPVTLTHVAAGMGPGPFTGLRVGIAAARAFAMGRGIPVVPVVSHDAVALSILLADPDALGFAVVTDARRREFAYTVYDGLDDDGLPVRTAEPALVPRDELDALLGRLGVERRDAASVSAAMVALVAARALAADRVVAPEDALYLRAPDVTLSAGPKKVGV; encoded by the coding sequence GTGATCCTCGGCATCGACACGTCTCTCGGCACCGCCGTCGCGGTCGTCGAGGCCGATGGGCTCATCCGCGCCGAGTCCTCGAGCGCGAATCCGCTCGGACACGCCGAAGTCATCGGCGACCTCCTCGTCGAAGCGCTCGCCGACGCGGGACTGGGTCCGATCGGAGCCACCGTCGCCCCGACCCCCGTGACCCTCACGCATGTCGCAGCGGGCATGGGGCCGGGGCCCTTCACGGGCCTCCGGGTCGGGATCGCCGCCGCCCGCGCGTTCGCGATGGGTCGCGGCATCCCGGTCGTCCCCGTCGTGAGCCACGATGCCGTCGCGCTGTCGATCCTGCTCGCCGACCCCGACGCGCTCGGCTTCGCCGTGGTCACCGACGCACGCCGCCGCGAGTTCGCGTACACGGTCTACGACGGCCTCGACGACGACGGACTCCCCGTGCGGACCGCCGAACCTGCGCTCGTGCCCCGCGACGAGCTCGACGCCCTGCTCGGCCGACTCGGCGTGGAGCGCCGCGATGCGGCATCCGTCTCGGCCGCCATGGTCGCACTCGTCGCCGCCCGCGCCCTCGCCGCCGACCGCGTCGTCGCGCCGGAAGACGCGCTCTACCTCCGCGCGCCCGACGTCACCCTCTCGGCAGGACCCAAGAAGGTGGGCGTGTGA
- a CDS encoding metal-sensitive transcriptional regulator — translation MIDFPTDAPTTDTDATDVHASHGYITDKEKYLNRLKRIEGQARGIHKMVDDEKYCIDILTQISALTSALEAVALGLLDDHLRHCVVDAARLGGTEADEKITEATQAIARLVR, via the coding sequence ATGATCGACTTCCCCACCGATGCCCCGACCACCGACACCGATGCCACAGACGTCCATGCCTCGCACGGGTACATCACCGACAAGGAGAAGTACCTCAATCGGCTCAAGCGGATCGAGGGTCAAGCCCGCGGCATCCACAAGATGGTCGACGACGAGAAGTACTGCATCGACATCCTGACGCAGATCAGCGCCCTGACGTCGGCGCTCGAAGCGGTCGCACTGGGTCTCCTCGACGATCACCTCCGCCACTGCGTCGTCGATGCCGCACGGCTCGGCGGTACCGAGGCCGACGAGAAGATCACCGAAGCGACGCAGGCGATCGCGCGCCTCGTGCGCTGA
- the coaA gene encoding type I pantothenate kinase — protein MSADAATETTRADSLYREIPRAEWARLASGMAQPLSETEIVQIRGLGDRLDMAEVAQVHLPLSRMLSLYAESTKRLGAETSAFLGEPDTTTPFIVGVAGSVAVGKSTIARLLRELMSRWPGTPRVELVTTDGFLYSNAELERRGLMDRKGFPESYDRRALVEFLTDVKSGAPEARAPFYSHMRYDIVPDAHVTVRRPDVVIVEGLNVLQPPPTPNDVAVSDLFDFSIYVDADAEHITQWYIDRFLALRRAAFSNPNSFFNRLASLTDDEAVERALYFWNTINLPNLVENVLPTRHRATLVLQKAANHAVERVLLRKL, from the coding sequence ATGTCTGCCGACGCTGCGACCGAGACCACCCGTGCCGACTCGCTCTACCGCGAGATCCCCCGCGCGGAGTGGGCTCGACTCGCGTCGGGGATGGCCCAGCCCCTGTCCGAGACCGAGATCGTCCAGATCCGTGGACTCGGCGACCGGCTCGACATGGCCGAAGTCGCTCAGGTGCACCTTCCGCTGTCGCGCATGCTCTCGCTCTACGCGGAGTCGACCAAACGGCTCGGGGCAGAGACATCCGCGTTCCTCGGTGAGCCCGACACGACAACGCCCTTCATCGTGGGGGTCGCCGGATCGGTGGCCGTCGGCAAGTCGACCATCGCGCGGCTCTTGCGCGAACTCATGAGCCGCTGGCCGGGAACACCCCGAGTGGAGCTCGTCACGACGGACGGATTCCTCTACTCCAACGCTGAGCTGGAACGCCGCGGCCTCATGGACCGCAAGGGCTTTCCTGAGTCGTACGACCGGCGGGCTCTCGTCGAGTTCCTGACCGACGTCAAGAGCGGTGCCCCGGAAGCCCGTGCGCCGTTCTACTCGCACATGCGATACGACATCGTCCCCGATGCTCACGTCACCGTGAGACGCCCCGACGTCGTCATCGTCGAGGGACTCAACGTGCTGCAGCCGCCGCCGACACCCAACGACGTCGCGGTGAGCGACCTGTTCGACTTCTCCATCTACGTCGACGCGGACGCCGAGCACATCACGCAGTGGTACATCGATCGCTTCCTCGCGCTGCGGCGTGCGGCGTTCAGCAACCCGAACTCGTTCTTCAACCGCCTCGCGAGCCTGACCGACGACGAAGCCGTCGAGCGCGCCCTGTACTTCTGGAACACGATCAACCTGCCGAACCTGGTGGAGAACGTGCTCCCCACGCGGCACCGCGCGACCCTCGTGCTGCAGAAGGCGGCGAACCATGCCGTAGAACGAGTTCTCCTGCGCAAGCTGTAG
- the rimI gene encoding ribosomal protein S18-alanine N-acetyltransferase, which translates to MTIRRATSADLDAIMAIERASFPTDAWSDAMMREELQSPHGYYIVDVLADRTVGYAGLRAAAAAKDADVQTITIADAARGRGRGRALLGALLQEAARRRVREVFLEVRADNPVAQSLYASEGFLEIARRPHYYQPDDVDAVVMKLDLSGWHAHRGAADPRGAEEIRGSEDAGAAEPPHDGGSPQDRALPGTGWCT; encoded by the coding sequence GTGACGATCCGCCGCGCCACATCCGCCGACCTCGACGCCATCATGGCGATCGAGCGCGCGTCGTTCCCCACCGACGCGTGGTCCGACGCGATGATGCGCGAAGAGCTTCAGTCGCCGCACGGCTACTACATCGTCGACGTCCTGGCCGATCGCACGGTCGGCTACGCCGGTCTCCGCGCCGCAGCGGCGGCGAAGGATGCCGATGTGCAGACCATCACGATCGCCGACGCCGCGCGGGGTCGGGGGAGAGGGCGCGCCCTGCTCGGAGCCCTGCTCCAAGAGGCCGCGCGTCGTCGGGTGCGCGAGGTGTTCCTCGAAGTCCGGGCCGACAACCCCGTCGCGCAGTCGCTCTACGCCTCGGAGGGGTTCCTCGAGATCGCCCGCCGCCCGCACTACTACCAGCCCGATGACGTCGACGCCGTCGTCATGAAGCTCGACCTGTCGGGGTGGCACGCTCACCGCGGCGCTGCCGACCCGCGCGGTGCCGAGGAGATCCGCGGTTCTGAGGATGCTGGGGCGGCAGAACCGCCTCACGATGGCGGATCGCCTCAGGACCGCGCCCTGCCCGGGACGGGGTGGTGCACATGA
- the tsaD gene encoding tRNA (adenosine(37)-N6)-threonylcarbamoyltransferase complex transferase subunit TsaD codes for MNTTEPLVLGIETSCDETGIGIVRGRTLLSNTIASSMDEHARYGGVVPEVAARAHLEALQPAIRAALAEASVSLSDLDAVAVTSGPGLAGALMVGVGAAKALAVSLDRPLYAVNHLVGHIAADILTGDDVEYPTVALLVSGGHTSLLLVRDLTSDVELLGETVDDAAGEAFDKVARVLGLPYPGGPEIDRAAAEGDPTAIRFPRGLSRASDMAAHRYDFSFSGLKTAVARWIEQRQAAGEEIPVADVAASFREAVVDVLVTKALAACADHGVPRLLLGGGVIANRRLRDVALERAAAAGVAVRIPPLSLCTDNGAMIAALAADLIRSGRRPSTLAFGADSTLPVTEIQVAEGVA; via the coding sequence ATGAACACGACCGAGCCTCTCGTGCTCGGCATCGAGACGAGCTGCGACGAAACCGGCATCGGGATCGTTCGAGGACGCACGCTGCTGTCCAACACGATCGCGAGTTCCATGGACGAGCACGCGCGCTACGGCGGGGTCGTCCCCGAGGTCGCCGCGCGCGCCCACCTCGAGGCGCTGCAGCCCGCCATCCGGGCGGCGCTCGCCGAGGCATCCGTGTCGCTGTCCGATCTCGACGCCGTCGCGGTGACGAGCGGACCCGGACTCGCCGGTGCGCTCATGGTCGGCGTCGGAGCGGCCAAGGCGCTCGCCGTCTCGCTCGACCGGCCCCTCTACGCCGTCAACCACCTCGTGGGGCACATCGCGGCGGACATCCTGACGGGCGACGACGTCGAGTATCCGACGGTCGCACTGCTCGTCTCGGGCGGACACACGTCGCTCCTTCTCGTGCGCGACCTGACGAGCGATGTCGAGCTGCTCGGCGAGACGGTCGACGACGCCGCGGGCGAAGCGTTCGACAAGGTCGCGCGCGTGCTCGGCCTGCCGTACCCCGGCGGCCCCGAGATCGATCGCGCGGCAGCAGAGGGTGATCCGACGGCGATCCGCTTCCCGCGTGGGCTCTCCCGCGCGTCGGACATGGCCGCGCACCGCTACGACTTCTCGTTCTCGGGACTCAAGACCGCCGTCGCGCGGTGGATCGAACAGCGGCAGGCTGCGGGCGAGGAGATTCCGGTCGCCGACGTCGCGGCATCCTTCCGCGAAGCGGTCGTCGACGTCCTCGTGACGAAAGCCCTCGCCGCGTGCGCCGATCACGGCGTTCCCCGCCTGCTGCTCGGCGGAGGCGTCATCGCCAACCGGCGGCTGCGCGACGTCGCCCTCGAACGGGCGGCTGCGGCCGGGGTCGCCGTGCGGATCCCTCCGCTCTCGCTCTGCACCGACAACGGTGCGATGATCGCCGCCCTCGCGGCGGACCTCATCCGCTCGGGCCGTCGCCCGTCGACCCTCGCGTTCGGAGCCGATTCGACGCTTCCCGTCACCGAGATCCAGGTCGCCGAGGGGGTCGCATGA
- a CDS encoding THUMP-like domain-containing protein, giving the protein MLMAELTALLTPEGLRLLDAVDSVDSTDDVARLVSGLRASGHSPELVTAVVTQARLRTRGRAKFGELADRMLFTRAGLEQATRLGVAVRHAARFRNAGLERVADLGCGIGGDALGLAGLGLHVDAVDVDDVTAAIAAYNLAPFGQDATVRQGTAEDSDLSAVDAVWLDPARRTAGHGDTSRTRAEDWSPSLDWSFELSTRMPTGIKLGPGLDRTSIPDHVEAQWVSAEGSTIELVLWSGALAREGVRRAALVIRGEAAHELTASADAADEPPRALGTYLHEPDGAVIRARLIGDVARSLEAGVLDEKIAYLTSDAAVTSPFVQSFRVRETLPADAKKLGQALRSRGIGRLEIKKRGVDIDPAVLRRTLKLKGEEEATLILTRVGAKRIAILADRV; this is encoded by the coding sequence ATGCTGATGGCCGAGCTCACCGCCCTGCTCACACCCGAGGGACTCCGACTGCTCGACGCCGTCGACTCCGTCGACTCGACGGACGATGTCGCCCGCCTCGTCTCGGGCCTTCGCGCGTCGGGCCACTCCCCCGAGCTCGTGACCGCCGTCGTGACGCAGGCGCGCCTGCGCACGCGCGGCAGGGCGAAGTTCGGCGAGCTGGCCGACCGCATGCTCTTCACGCGCGCCGGTCTCGAACAGGCGACGCGCCTCGGCGTCGCCGTGCGCCACGCGGCCCGCTTCCGCAACGCAGGACTCGAGCGCGTGGCCGACCTCGGCTGTGGAATCGGCGGCGACGCCCTCGGTCTTGCTGGCCTCGGACTGCACGTCGACGCCGTCGATGTGGACGACGTGACTGCGGCCATCGCGGCATACAACCTCGCGCCCTTCGGCCAGGACGCGACCGTGCGTCAGGGAACAGCAGAGGACAGCGACCTGTCGGCCGTCGACGCGGTCTGGCTCGATCCGGCCCGACGGACCGCCGGCCACGGTGACACGAGCCGCACGCGCGCCGAGGACTGGTCTCCGTCGCTCGACTGGAGTTTCGAGCTGTCCACCCGGATGCCGACCGGCATCAAGCTCGGCCCGGGCCTCGACCGCACGAGCATCCCGGACCATGTCGAGGCCCAGTGGGTGAGCGCCGAGGGCTCGACGATAGAGCTCGTGCTGTGGTCAGGCGCCCTCGCGCGCGAGGGGGTTCGGCGAGCGGCACTCGTGATCCGGGGCGAGGCGGCGCACGAACTGACGGCGAGCGCGGATGCCGCGGACGAGCCGCCGCGCGCACTCGGCACCTACCTGCACGAGCCCGACGGAGCGGTCATCCGGGCACGCCTCATCGGCGACGTGGCGCGGTCTCTCGAGGCGGGCGTCCTCGACGAGAAGATCGCCTACCTGACGTCGGATGCCGCGGTGACGTCCCCGTTCGTGCAGTCGTTCCGCGTGCGCGAGACGCTGCCCGCCGACGCGAAGAAGCTCGGCCAGGCACTGCGGTCGCGCGGGATCGGGCGGCTCGAGATCAAGAAGCGGGGCGTCGACATCGACCCGGCGGTGCTGCGGCGGACGCTCAAGCTCAAGGGCGAGGAGGAGGCGACGCTCATCCTGACGCGCGTCGGGGCGAAGCGGATCGCGATTCTCGCCGACCGCGTGTGA
- the groES gene encoding co-chaperone GroES, giving the protein MSVSIKPLEDRIVIKQVEAEQTTASGLVIPDTAKEKPQEGEVVAVGPGRIDDNGNRVPIDVSVGDRVLYSKYGGTEVKFGADEYLVLSARDVLAVVVR; this is encoded by the coding sequence GTGTCGGTTTCCATCAAGCCGCTCGAGGACCGCATCGTCATCAAGCAGGTCGAGGCAGAGCAGACCACCGCGAGTGGTCTCGTCATCCCCGACACCGCCAAGGAGAAGCCGCAGGAGGGCGAGGTCGTGGCCGTCGGCCCCGGTCGCATCGACGACAACGGCAACCGCGTTCCGATCGACGTCTCCGTCGGCGACCGCGTTCTCTACAGCAAGTACGGCGGCACCGAGGTCAAGTTCGGCGCCGACGAGTACCTCGTGCTCTCGGCACGCGACGTGCTCGCGGTCGTCGTTCGCTGA
- the tsaE gene encoding tRNA (adenosine(37)-N6)-threonylcarbamoyltransferase complex ATPase subunit type 1 TsaE: MSTTEFDTLAGAREITSSQQMEQLGEEMGRMLRPGDLVILTGPLGAGKTTLTRGIAAGLGVRGPVQSPTFVIARTHPSLVDGPPLVHVDAYRLGSGAELDDLDIDFPGSVVVAEWGAPFAAAVADRWWEVEIDREWNGRGVDTACGGFGHGEDLDAETPRLVTISRRDAAEAGR, encoded by the coding sequence GTGAGCACGACAGAATTCGACACGCTCGCGGGAGCCCGCGAGATCACCTCGTCGCAGCAGATGGAGCAGCTCGGCGAAGAGATGGGACGGATGCTCCGCCCCGGCGACCTCGTGATCCTGACGGGGCCGCTCGGCGCCGGGAAAACGACCCTCACGCGCGGGATCGCCGCAGGACTGGGCGTTCGCGGACCCGTCCAGAGCCCGACGTTCGTCATCGCCCGCACGCACCCCTCGCTCGTCGACGGGCCGCCGCTCGTTCACGTCGACGCGTACCGGCTGGGGTCGGGCGCCGAGCTCGACGACCTCGACATCGACTTCCCCGGGTCGGTCGTCGTCGCCGAATGGGGTGCTCCGTTCGCCGCGGCCGTCGCCGACCGGTGGTGGGAGGTCGAGATCGACCGCGAGTGGAATGGCCGCGGCGTCGACACGGCGTGCGGTGGATTCGGCCACGGAGAGGACCTCGACGCCGAGACGCCGCGTCTCGTGACGATCTCGCGCCGCGATGCCGCGGAAGCGGGCCGGTAG